The genomic DNA ttctttcattcatcttgcttctttgttccatctcaagttcatgagtcttaagcatcccataaatttcatcaagagttgtttcatcaagattatagttgtctcttattattatggccttcaaatcccatctttcaggaagagctaaaggaacttaagatttgaatcttcaatatcatactctttgtcaactagtgacaaatcattcaagagtttgacaaatctgtcatataaatcagttaatgactcatcaggctttgagtcaaagtgctcatactcttgagtgagtattgtcttcatgttcttcttgattgaatcagttccctgataccttgtttccaaagcatcccatatctcttttgcactcttgcagttaattaccctgtttgacatgacattatcaatgggactatgtagcaagtgtcttgcctttgcatcctttgcaatcgatgagatatcttcagcagtgtaatcacttttctcctttggtacagactttatTGGCTGTCTtacaacttccacagagagtttggttggcatatgtggtccttcataaatcctgtcgagatattctggatctgtagcttccagaaacatagccatcttcactttctatatggaatactcagaaggtttcaacatgggaactcttatagtctcatatcgactatgagttacagtttttggaggttcttcagttttggtggacttggttggagttttttcttcagacatgattgattttggatcttaaactgtttgtgtgttaacagaaggctctgataccacttgttaggtcacacacactgtagaagggggttgaatacagtgtttagcacaatcaaatcgaatataagaacttaagtaacagaaaatatattttattcaacacaataaactctgttacaatatggaactgtcctctctcagtgatgaacaaattatcacgagagctgctagagttacaaagaataataacttcgataatcgtaacacttatagtgtaaactctatgcctgtgtttatatactacacagttataagataatcttctaattgatatggaatataattctgcttcctaaaatatatcaactagttatcttttcttccaagtattctattcttcatataattccttcttcatgcacaattctttctgtcttagtctcgatcttctttcctttcaatcagccgcctgccttatctgaaagtcatcttaagtcctgatattatctcctgataaatatcttctgaaccttaagttatgataacttaagttctgatatcttaagttttatcttcagtataagtgctgatttccagttaagtactgatttgtcctgttatgtaagatctgaaaactaaacataaatcatattacacatgacattatcaaatatatctaacagattcagattgactcagtgagattggtaaaagctacaaagACTGTAAGTTGcagttagttatctagttaaaatcttattgcatttgtacttaaatgtttttgacatcatcaaatctattaatttgtctattttgcataatttacaagttggggagattgttagatatatttgagatgtcatgtctaatatgattcatgtttaattttcagatcttaacaaacaggacatatcaggacttactgaaatcaggacttactggaagtcagaacttaatatcagaacttaaggtcatatcagaacttaagtgcgggaagactttcagttaaggaatgaagctgatttacaggagaagatcgagactaaaacaaaagaagatatgcatggaaagagttagaagactggaagacttgtagaagatatctgattgatatattttcggagacaaaattgtattccatatcaattagaagttatcttgtaactgtgtactatataaacacagacatagggtttacactatatgtgttatcattatcgagaaactTATACATtttaacctagcagctcttagtgatatttgttcatcactaagagagaacaacagttcatattgtaacggagtttattcaatatacttgatctttgttacatacttgtgttaaatcgatttggttgtataaacactgtattcaagccccttctacagtgttatgtgacctaacaCTTGTCATCCAAATCTTCCAAGCGATAGGTTCCCTTCCAAAGctttgaccttgtatggtcccTCCCAGTTAGCTCCAAGCACTCCATGCTGAGCTATTTTGGTGTTTGGCATGACCTTCCGTAACACAAGATCCCCCACCTTGAATGGCACGGACTTTACCTTCTTATTAAAATACCTCACGATTCTCTGCTGATACGCAACAAGCTTTAACTGAGAGTTCATTTGGGCTTCGTCTAGCAAATCCAAGTGGAGCCTTTGGTTAACTTCTGCAACTTTTTCAACAAACAAGTCTCTTCGTAGGGATCCGGCACCTACCTCCATGGGAACCATAGCCTCATACCCATAAGTCAGCAAAAATGGGGTTTCTCCTGTGGTTGATCTAGGAGTCGTGTTGTAAGACCAAAGGACCATGGGCATCTCTCCTGGCCAATCTCCCTTCTTTTCTTCCAACTTAGCCTTCAAAGTATgctttatgattttgtttatagCTTCTTTCTGACCATTGTTTTGTGGGTGATAGACCACAGCAAAATCTTTCTTGATGTTCAAGTCTTCACAAAGCTTCCTTAGCACTTTACTGTCAAACTGCTTCCCATTGTCCGAGATGAGCTTGTACGGAATGCCAAACCTGCAGACTATGGAGTTGAAAATGAAGTCCTTTATCTTCTTTGATGTGATCGTGGCCAGTGGCATGGCTTCCGTCCATTTAGTAAAGTAGTCAACAGCCACCATGACATATTTCACACCCCCTTTGCTTTGGGCAACTCTCCAATGAGATcgatcccccacatggcaaaaggCCAAGGACTTGCCAATGAAGTAATAGAAGTTACCGGGGGATTGGAAAAATTAGCAAATCGCTGGCAACGGTCACAAGCCCGAACAAACTTGAAGGCATCTTCTTTCATAATTGGCCAGTAATATCCTTGTCTGAGGATTTTTAATGCCAATGAACCACCCCCCAagtgattgccacaaatcccTTCGTGTACCTCCCTGAGgatataatttccttcttctAGGTCCACGCAGCGTAATAGTGGTTGGTTAAATCCTCTCTTGTATAATATCCCATCATATTCAACATACTTAGCAGCCTGGTAGCGAAGGCGTTGAGCCTGTAACTTGTGTTCTGGTAAAGCTCTCGTTCAAATATAATTATGAATGGGGGTCGTCCAATTTTCTCGCGGGATCTTCTGTGTCTGGAACACCCCTACCTCTGGAACACTTGGTATCTCCTGGATTCCCAAAGGGATTTATCCAAGTTAGATGTTGTCCATTTGCGATCTAATCTTTGCCAAAGCATCTGCATTACTATTTTCCTTCCTTGGAACACCCTCTAGCCTGGCACTTCCAAATTTTTCCAATAGACGCTGCGCACATCTCATATATAACTCTGTCCGGGGTCCACGGGCTTGGAAACCTCCGTTAACTTGATTTAAAACTAAGTCAGAGTCACTCCGAGCAATCAGATTCACAACCCCCACTTCTAGAGCTATTTTCAAACCATTGATCAATgcttcatactcagcatcattgttggtaACATAAAATTTGAAGTGGATGGCACTCATCAAATGATGCCCTTCCGGGGTGACTAAGACAATCCTGGCGCCTGATCTGTTATTATTTATAGCCCCACCAATATGCAAGATCCACCAAGGGTGTGGGAACTCTTCCCTTTCATCGACAGGAGGATTTCCTTGCGAGGAAGGCCCTGCCAATACTATAGCCTTATTGTCTACCTCGGAGTTAAACTCAAGTATGAAATCAGCCAATGCCTGTCCCTTGATCGCCGTACGGGGACAATATTCCAAATCGAATTGTCCCAGCTCTATCGCCCAATTTAACATCCTTCCCGACGATTCTGATTTATGCAGAATATGTCGGAGTGGATAAGCGGTGCGAACCTCTATTCGGTGAGCTTGGAAATATGGTCTTAACTTTCGTGCCGCAAGAATGAGAGTGTATACCAATTTCTCCATGCTGGTATATCTATTTTCTGCATCCAGCAATCTTTTGCTCACGTAGTATACGGGCCATTGATGGCTTGCCTCCTCCTTTACCAACACCGCACTGACGGAGTATTCTGAAACCGCCAAGTAAAGAATCAACATTTCTCCCTCTTCTGGCTTGGCCAACATCGGAGGATTCCCTAACTGCTCTTTGATTTTTAAAAAAGCCTCTTCACAATCTGAGGTCCACACGAAATCCTTACCCATTCCTTCGATTGCCTTGAAGAATTCTTTGCACCTATCCGATGAATTTGAGACAAATCGATTTAAAGCTGCAATCCTTCCCATCAAGCTCTGCACTTGCTTGACGCTGGTGGGAGACTTCATGTCTAACAGATCCTTGATTTTTGCCGGGTTCGCCTCAATTTCTCGGTGGTTAACCatgaatcccaagaattttcccgATTTCATACCGAATACGCACTTCTGAGGGTTCAGCTTCATCctatattttctcagaatatggAACATATCAGCTAAGTCTGGTATGTGATCTTCTGCCCTCTTAGATTTTACaagcatatcatccacatatacttCCATCGTCTTCCCAATCTGCCTTTTAAACATTTTGTTTACCAATCTTTGATAAGTGGCCCCAACATTGATTAATCTAAATGGCATCCCAATGTAGCAATAGAGTCCTCTATCAGTAATAAAAGAGGTGTGCTCCTGGTCAAGCCCATACATGACCATTTGATTATACccggagtatgcatccatgaaACTGAGCAAGGCATGTCCTGCCATGGCGTCGACAAACTGGTCAATTCTTGGCAAAGGGAAGCTATCCTTTGGGCACGCCTTATTCAGATCGGTAAAATCCACACATGTTCTCTATTTGCCGTTAGGTTTTCTCACTAACACCGGGTTTGCCAGCCAGTCTGGGTAGAAAGATTCCCTGATTAGTCCGACATCCAAGAGTCTATCCACTTCTTCTGCTAAGGCTACTGCCCTTTCACCCCTAATGGCCCCCCGCTTTTGCCTAACCACTTTATGCTTGGGATCAATGTTCAGACGGTGGCACATCACTTTGGGGTCAATTCCTACCATATCAGAATGGTTCCACGCAAATACATCAAGGTTTGCCAAGAGAAATATTGAAAGCCTTCTTTCAATCTTGGCGCCAACTGAGATCTAATTCTCAAAACCTTACTTGGATCTTTTTCGTCGACAGGTATTTCAATTGTGTCTTCCGTTGGCCCCATCTTTTCCGTTGGCATTGGTATTCGAGGATCTAGGACGGGCAGATCACGATTCTCGTCATTTTGCAGAGAAGGCGCATCCCCTTAGAGGGGATCATCAACTTCTTTAGAAGGCACCCCCTGTATCACAAGGGCATCAACTTCCTTTAAACTTTCAGAAGATAAGGGTGCGCCCACATGGAGAGGGGAATCTACCTTATGCCCATCCTGCCCAAGACTTTGCAAGACATCAAATCTTCCTTCGAGCCGTTCCCCATTGAAATCTGCTTGAACTATGGCATTTGGGGGTTCCTCTTCTTCCAACATTTTAACTCTGATTGTGTCTTCTAAAAACAACATTATTGGGGTAGCTTAGAGGGGTTCTCGTCTTCTTGCTCGACATAGTAATGGACTCGGATTTCCTCGATCAGCTGTTCGATGCTCCTTTCTCGATCATCATCATCTGACGCATCTTCGTTGTGGGAGTCCTTCCTAAAACCCCTCATAGCTTGCCTGTAGCATTCCCGAGAGTCATACTGAGAGCCTTTTATACTTCCCACACCATTTGGGGTTGGAAACTTGATGGTAAGGTGGTGGATCGAATTAATGACCCTCATCTCCCGAAAAAAGGTCACCCCAACAGCACATTGTGGGATGACTCTTGATTTAGAACCTTAAACTCGAGCATCTTTGTTACGGACAACGGACTTTTCCCCAAGGTACATGGCAACCGAATTGATCCAATAACTCTAACTCCCGCGCCAGAGAAACCATAGACCCACGAATCTTCCCCCGACATATCCCGATCAGGTAGCCCCATCTTTTTAAAGGTGTTGTAGTACAGGATGTTTGCCAAGCTTCCATTGTCTACGAAGGCCCTATGGATATTTTTGGTCCCGATCTGGATGGAAATGACCAGTGCGTCATTGTGGGGGTGATGTACCCACCGGGAATCTGCTTCTCTGAAGGTGATATCCATGGATTCGCCCTTAAACACTTTGGGTGGTCGAGTCTCCACCCTATGAATGTCTGTGAGAGGTCTGAACCGGGCTTCCCTAGCATATCTTGTCAAGGCTCTGTTGTTACATTCCATCACGGGATCTCCCCCGTAGATTGTTCGGATGCTGCCGTCCTTGACGAATTTATTTTCTTCCAGAGTTTCATTGTTTGACCCCCGTGGGGCTCGCCCTCCTTCTTCATTTACTTTGTCAGTGCTATCCTTGTGCCTCCTTACTTTCTTAACCACCCATTCGCCAAGGTCTCCTTCCTTGATAAGCACTTCGATCTCATCTTTTAGTTGTTGACATTCATGTGTGTTATGTCCGGACGATTCGTGATATTCGTAATACTTTTTCTTGTCTTTACTTTGCTAGGATGATAGAGCCTCATGTTTTCTGAACATCCCCCTATTCTTGTTCACCTCAAAGATATGCTCAATAGATGTGGCCAAAGGTGTATACCTGCTTGTTCCGTAGTCATAGCTTAAGGGAGGGCTCCATTCCCTCCTTGTGATCGTGGCATTCACCCGGTTTGGGCTTCGACTACTCCTTCTATACCTTGGGCTTGGAGATCTGTCTTTCTTCCTTGCTTTGTTTCTCTGACTTGCTTGTGTTGTCGGTTGTACCTCTGCCAGAGACTGCTCTATGGCTTTAAACGATTCGGCCAAGGCAAAGACATCTGCCAGAGTGGCTGGATCTTTTCCCTGTAAGAGCTTCCAGAAATCTGAACCAACCCTTAGCCCTGCTATCAAAAAACTTTTCAAGGCTTCGTCTGAAGCCCCTCTTACGCTGGTAGATTCAGCATTGAACCTTTTAAAGTACGACGTCAAGCTTTCATTCTCCCTTTGCCTGACATTGGCAAGAGTTATAACGGATGGAGCATACCTCACGGCAGCTTGGAACTTGGTCAAGAACAGAGTTTTCATTTGGTCCCAGGAAGTGATTACTCCCAGCCCAAGCTTTTGAAACCATTGTTGGGCGCTTTCTCTAAAAGTCGCCGCCAAGAGCCAATATCGAGCCAAGTCAGGGACTTGATATATGTCCATCTATATATTGAATCGGCCCAGGAATTCCATAGGGTCTGAGCTTCCGTGGAAATGGAGATCGCTAGTAGTGTTGCGATATCCGGCTGACAACTGCACCTCTCTTACAGCCACCAAGAACGGAGAAGGGATTTCGGCCGTGGCCGTCACTCTGTCTTCCAAATGGTTAAATAGCCTTTTCAAATCGTCCACATTGAAAGTTCCCACACCTGGGATAGTTTGCATGTGAGGCTGCGGACCCTGGGGCTGCGGTGGAGGTACTCCTGTCTGGTTCCCACCTGGAGGAGCTTGTCGTTGGTTGGTGTTCTTGGCATCTTCTGGTATCACGATCACTTCTTGGTTTCGACCTTGTCTTCCCCCATATTTTCTCCTTGACCTCGGCCGCGGCCCCGAGCCATCTCACGATCATAATTTGTCACATCTCTATGATCATCATACTCAGCATAGTTATCGTTATCTGCCTGATTACATCAGCGGGCATTAGTACGACCACGGTAGTTGTCATGACTATATCCATCTAAGTACCTACCTTGACCTCCACCTCTTACCCTCCATTGGGGTCTTCTCCAATGGTCGCTTCCATATCCTCGACCATACCGGTCCAGCGATCTGCGGggaggagctctctcatgatCGCGGTACCGCTCCTGATTCTCatgggaattcaggggcacacgtGTTGTATCATGGGGCGTCACATCTCCACGATCAGCTTCCTTTTGCCATTTAAGTAACAACATTCTCAAATTATCGTCGCCTAAGCGGACCCCCAAGCGATCCTTTAACGTCGTGAAGCCTCGTTGCTCATTCTCTGGCATGGACTCCGCCTGTCGGCGCTCCTCAAGACTACGCTCAGACCTGTGCGGATAGGCAACCCCCGGTTATCTGTCCGCAGTATTTCTCGACCATCACCATCTTCTTTCACAAGCTCGATGATTGGAGATGTATCGTTGGAATAGTTCAGACGTCGCGGGGTTATCGACACACGTCCTCCTCCAGTTTGACCGTGACCGGCCGAGGCATCTTTATCAGTCATAGGTGTTTTCCTAGGTGcatgatgtaacacccccaaatccggggtcggggatccgggttgtcacaagtttcatttcccttaataacatttaatcttaataaacaaccaactactgcgtactgtgaccccacaatatacacacacaccacaagtcaTAGtcaccaaaaataacacaagtcattttattccacaattataagccattacacctcaaaagggtttctgaataaatttacatttctttgccattattacaattcatatagatacataagtctggtacaacagaagttgaaagcctagcctattggtaattcctatctcagctacagcggcatcaacgcctacaggaaactgcggaacgtttcctatccgctcgcaaattgggagcttggtcctgttcatcttgtctatctattgttgtgtgatgaaagaagaaagcaagggtgagcaacaagcccaccgaaataatatgtataataattaacaatatatgagcattctcatagtactcatgaaagtcttggtcaagaagaaatgaaccaagttgatatcttaacgcgaccaagtcgtaaaatattcaatatatatacatatatacttttcacaatctttgaaatcctctgacatgtataatatacacagagttccagtttataactgtataaaaatatcgttgcaaggtgatctcatatatctaaccttgtctcaacatttttctcaaaacctttgtcattcattagataatcattaactagatataagttgaaaagatgaagttacaagatactccaatatacttatatctttttccgaatactacttgaactaccaccgttcaaggtataaatagttcatcccatagatgaagctacacgacaaaacttgtatagaatcaatcattgaaatatcatcaaaatgaaatgaagttacgagatacttcatttgatgaaaacatcattttgaaaactcgaccctgccaacactcaacaatcgcccagccgtagcctttctatcgaagtgctatGGGAAGcgttgcagaaatatccaattggatgatgaactcattacgggagtttgccgcgccaggaagaccactcacgatgatcagtcgcagtagtgcaaccccaccattttctacatgtagaggagaacagtcggatttacttgtcaaccgaacgctggactcctaaggaatggaccgtcttagcggaacttccgggccatttgggccaataaataaggctgggccggcgccactcgaccacttacgccactcctagttcagatgaaatccatgactctgaaacgtaaagttcGTCCCCCCCTTTCCCAAGTATCAAcatgttgatacggctccaccaggaagtcgtatctagttggaaaggaaagctcaccgatatttctcaggcgatgcatgttaatggattaaactcattccaagaattttacttcccgagtgttgggtaagtaatcaaaaaccctttttatcaaaacagcaaccttgttgcgaatataaaaatatatcacggagccggatccctcagatcttttaagcgagtatttaaatctccttctaaaggaagatcttaaatctaaaaacgagttttgggatccgctctaacttttaaaatcattttgaagatatttttttaagaatgttcggagtaatgctgatttaataaaataaaacagtcccaatatattagaaaatatctaaatattattgtttaaataatattcccataaaggataatcattataaaaatagttaaagtagaagttttaaaactcatatttgatatgaataataaataacaaaagacatacttatacgaaagtacgatctttatttgaataatcgaaattaagtttgattatcgaaacattattctttaataaaaaaaataatattatttaataaaataagcggagtcataaatcctcgaatgaatattcaaaataatattcattaagtaaaataagcggagtcataagtcctcgaatgaatattcaaaataatattcattaagtaaaataaagttatcgaataaaccttattcgattaatagttttgaaaactattcatatatatatatatatataaatatatatattatactcgggaacattgactcccggtttagaaaatgttcacctttgggtcccctatactaagggtatacgcaactactgcttatctctagcataggtattatgcaactaataagcatttgaatcaacaattagatatcaagattacgaaacagacatgcatatataccatatcagcatgctccaatatatcgca from Apium graveolens cultivar Ventura chromosome 5, ASM990537v1, whole genome shotgun sequence includes the following:
- the LOC141659920 gene encoding uncharacterized protein LOC141659920, which translates into the protein MDIYQVPDLARYWLLAATFRESAQQWFQKLGLGVITSWDQMKTLFLTKFQAAVRYAPSVITLANVRQRENESLTSYFKRFNAESTSVRGASDEALKSFLIAGLRVGSDFWKLLQGKDPATLADVFALAESFKAIEQSLAEVQPTTQASQRNKARKKDRSPSPRYRRSSRSPNRVNATITRREWSPPLSYDYGTSRYTPLATSIEHIFEEGDLGEWVVKKVRRHKDSTDKVNEEGGRAPRGSNNETLEENKFVKDGSIRTIYGGDPVMECNNRALTRYAREARFRPLTDIHRVETRPPKVFKGESMDITFREADSRWVHHPHNDALVISIQIGTKNIHRAFVDNGSLANILYYNTFKKMGLPDRDMSGEDSWVYGFSGAGVRVIGSIRLPCTLGKSPLSVTKMLEFKVLNQESSHNVLLG